AAAATGGAGAACCCTTCCCAAACCTGATTGAAGTACAGGGATTTCCCTCTGTATATTTTTTCCAATATCTGGTATCCGGTATGTTTATAAAAGAATATGACCTGCCTTCCAATCTGACGGCCTTTTTTGGTGACTTGGACAGAGAGTCCTATGTGCGGTTGATGAGTGATATTATTGTGGGAGATTCTGATCCAAAACATGTAGTCCTTCTGGAAATTGAGCCAGAAAAACAAACTACCTACATAGATATGCACGTAACCGGAGCCGTGCTGGGAGTGAAAATATTATGTATCACGAAGGTTGTAAAAGAAGGAAGGAACCTGTATTACGAAGATGAAAGCGGAGCATTGGTACGAATAGAAAAAATATATAATCGGGTGATTTTTGATGAATTGTATCAGCGACCTGATTTGAAAATGGCATTTAAATTTACGGATGATCTGGACATAGAATGGATCGGTCATCCGAATTGGTTTTACAGGATCAGTAAATATCTGATGCCTTTCCTGAAAAGCAAATATGTGCCGGAGACGCATTTTCTTCATGAAGTGAAAGAATACCCGTCTGATCTCGAAAATTATGTATTGAAACCCCTCTTTTCTTTTGCAGGCGCAGGGGTGATTATTGACGTCACACGGGAAGATCTTGACGCTGTTACGGACAAAAGCAACTTTATATTGCAGCGTAAAGTCAAATATGAACCCATTCTGAAGTCCCCTAATGAACCCGTCAAAGCAGAAATCCGAATGCTGATGCTTTGGCCAAAAGATGCTGAAAAACCTTATGTGGTAACCAATCTTGTCAGATTGTCCAAAGGCAAAATGATAGGCGTAAAATACAATAAAGACAAAGATTGGGTGGGAGGTAGCGTTGGGTTTTTTGCAAAATAACTTCTATTTTACAATACAGATTTTTTTGCAAATCATACTGTTGTCTTTGATAATTTGAATCAAATAAATACCTTGCGGCAAGTCGGAAGTATTTATTTCAGTTGATGGTAAAATCAGATTCTGACTCAATAGTATTTTGCCATTCAAGTTCAATACTTTTATATTCCCTTTACTATTTCCTTTTGAATTAGTTTGTATGGTCACCATATCAGATGAAGGGTTTGGATATATATAGACATCACTTTCAGTTATAATTAAATCATTTGAATCACTTATACTGTTGACATTAAAGTAATGAACTACTGTCTGACCTTCATAACTAACTTCATATTTCCAAACACCTGCTTGAGCATCTAAAGGTAATGTACGAAAATCATACCACCATGAAGCGTTAAAATCATTTACATAAAGAAATTGCCATTGTTGCCAAAGCGTGTTATTTGGCAGATAGATTTTTTGAATGGATGTTGTATTCTTTTTCTGATCCTTCAAAAATCTGCTGAAATAAACTTTTTGCCTCGAAATAAAATTATTTTCAAAGTTTGTTATTTCATTGACTGTTGGGCATCCCATTTCTATTGGTCCGGAATGTGTCAAAATTGTGTTTATGGTGGCTTTGGTCTATGGTTCCTGATTCTCCCACCATATTCCATTGTTTAATTCATTACAGTTCCCAAAGTTTGGTTCTACAAGATTTTCTCTTATAAAAGGATGCATTTTATACACTTCAAAATGTAAATGTGGTCCGGTTGAAATTCCGGAACTACCAACAATTCCCAAAAATTCTCCTTTTTCAACGGTTGCTCCCGGAGGCTTGGATGTGAGTGAATTCTTTTTTAAATGGCCATACCATGCCACAGAACCATCATTGTGCCGAACATAGATAGCATTCCAAAATTGATTATCAAACCAACTACAACTGTAACTGCTGTTGCCATCATCTTTAGCAATAATGATACCATCTGCTACAGCAACGACTTCAACCAGATCATGTTCCATCAAATACCACGAGAAAGGCCAGGTAAAATAATCTATACCTCTGTGTCCGTCATAGGTTCTGGCATTACAGGAATATTCCATTATGCCCGGACCAAAAGTCTGGTCAACAAATCCACTTATACCATAAAAGTTATTCCAATCAAGTGCATCAGATTTTTTTAGAGGAAAACCAAATTTGGTAATTGATCTATTCTCAGGTATCAATTGATTTCTCTCCATGTACTCCAGTCTGTTTGAAAGTAGAGAATCTATGCGTACATAATCTTTCTCATGCAGACATTGATGTTGATAACGATTATAATCCCCGCCAATACTATTTGATTGAATGTTTTGGGAGAGAACACATTTACTTGCTATACTGAGAAAAATAAATAATAATAATGATATAGGTTGAATCATTTTAATCAATTTTATTGTCTTCCGTTATACAACAAAATGGATAATCCAAAAATCATCAGTTTTTCCTGCTGGCCCGGAACTGCAATGTATGAAGGGTCAATAGCCACGTTCAAATCCTGGTCAAATGCTGAGATATTATAGGGACGAAGCGGGAATTGAATATAGGGTTTAAATGCAATTGCGACTTTTTCTCCCGGATATTGGTAAAAGATATAAAATTTTGTGTTGTATGCATTGTCACTTGCGGCCAGTCTTTTTTTACGACGGGAGCCTTCAATATCAGTTTTGATATTTAGGGTTGAATAACCGATGCTGGCACCATATCCAAAGTAGTCTCCTATGTAGTTCTCAAGCCCCATGGACCATTCCGTTAAGGAATAAAACCACTTATCCTGAAAACTGCTGCCGGAAGGAAGTCTTCCTAAAGCATCTGTCTTACTGCTTTGATTACACCAGCTTACTTCCGCAGCTACAGACCCTATCCGGTACCGAAGTCCAAGCTCCAGGCCATGAAGACTTCTGACATGGTCAAATTTGTCTTCCAGCGTAAAATACTTTTCATTAAACCGATCCAGCACATTATTGATACCTTCCATTTTGGAAAAACCACCTCTGTATCCAACTTTAATGTTGAATTGTCCATAGGAATTGGAAAAAATCATAGTGCTGAATAAAAATATAAATATATATCGTGGATATTTTATCATATGTCTTTTAAATAAAAGTAATCATAACTACAAAAATAGTGTAAAATTCCAAATCTTTGCATTCCTTAAAATAAATAACATCTCAATAACGGAAGAGAACAATATAATTGTCTGACCACAAAACTAAAATATCCAATATTATGGCAAAAAAACAAACCAAAACAACCGTACAAAATAATCCAAATAAAGCAAAAGTCAACCCTGTTGTTAATCCGATGACTGCCGGGCCATTTTATTCGGGCTCTTTCTGGAAAAATTACTGGGTACACGCTATGATTCTGATGTTTATGGCAGCAGGGTTGTATTTTCAGTGTATTCCTTATGATTATGTGTTGGACGATCAATTGGTTATTACAGACAATGCATTTACAAAAAAAGGAGTCTCCGGAATTAAAGAAATTATGACAACAGAGTCTTTCACGGGATACTTTGGGGAACAAAAAAATCTGGTTATGGGAAACCGTTACCGACCTTTATCCATAGTCACTTTTGCAATGGAATATGAAATAGCAGGTGGCTTGAATTCCAAATTGAGTCATATTATCAATATATTGCTCTATGGCCTGACAGGAATATTATTGTTTCAGGTATTATTATTGCTTTTCAGAAATTTTCCACAGACAGTCAAATGGATTTCAATCCCGTTTCTGGCAGCATTGTTTTTTGTAGCGCATCCCATACACACTGAAGCAGTGGCCAATATCAAAGGGAGAGATGAAATTATGTCTATGCTTTTTTCCCTGGCAGCATTGTATGGTTCCTTAAGATTTATGGATAATAAAAGCACGTATTGGCTCATTACTTCTGCAATAAGTTATTTTTTAGCTCTCTTGTCGAAAGAAAATGCCATCACGTTTTTAGCCGTGATACCTTTGAGTATTTATTTTTTCAGTCAGGTAGATTATAAGAGATTGACTTTTTTGATGGGAACTCTGTTACTAACTACCATTGGATATCTGGTACTGAGATTTAATACTGCAGGTGTACCTGATTTTAATCAACAGATCAATGACCTGATGAACAATCCTTTTCTGGGCATGACGGGCGCAGAAAAATTCGGCAGTACCATGGTTACTTTGGGTAAATATGTGCTTTTGTTAATTTTTCCGCACCCTTTGAGTCATGATTATTATCCATATGCTATTCCTAAGGTGACCTTACTGAATGTTTGGGCATTTCTTTCATTTGCTTTGTACATTGGGATGATTTGGATAGCATTGAAAAATTTTGGAAAAAAATCAGTTGTTTCCTATGCAATTCTATTTTACCTGACAACATTAACAATTGTCTCCAATCTGGTGATCAATCTCGGAACATTTATGAATGAAAGGTTCATTTTTATGGCATCGGCGGGATTCTGCATACTTTTAGCTTATTTGATTTTAGAAAAATTACCTGTTTATCTTCATAAAAGTACCTTGCCTATCTGGATCCTTTCCGGATTATTGATTGCGGGGTACAGTGTTAAAACATGGCTCAGAGTACCGGACTGGAAAGATACTATGTCGCTCAATGAATCTGCTGTTAAAGTCTCGCCCAACAGTGCACGGGCTAATTCATTTATGTCCACTGCATTGTTTGAAAAATTTAAGGTTACGGATGATTTTGAAACTAAGAAATATCTACTTTCCGAAGCGGGAAAATATGCTGATAAAGCGATCAAAATAGTACCGGATTACCAGAATGCAAATCTGATGAAGGTAGGTGTTATATCAGAAAATTTTAAGATCAATTATAATATCAATGAATATATCAAAGAAATGACCCCTGTTATACTCAGAAGGCCGGATATTACTTTTATTAAAGAGTTTAGTGACTGGATAAATGACCGGAATTCAAATCAAACGGAGTTATTTAACTTCTACGTTGATGTGGGAACAAAATTGCTTCAATATCCTGATGTGAGAGGTAAATGGGCTCAGCAATATCTGGAGTACGCCTATAAGTTTAATCCCAGGAATAAAAAAATGCTTGAAGCATTGGCTAATGCTTATGACCTGAATGGAAATGTGCAGGATGCCAACAGGCTACGAATGGAAGCACAAAATGCAAATTGATGCGTAGTGATTTGTTATATTATATAGCATTGACTAAAGTGCCGAAAATCGGGCCGGTAATTGCCAAAAACCTGATCAGCTATTGCGGTAGTGCAGAAGCTATCTTTATGGAGAGTGCAGAAAAATTAGAAAAAATACCCGGAATTGGTAATACTCTGTCGGGTTCTATCCTGCGATCTGATACCTTAAAGCTTGCAGAGAAAGAACTTGAATTTGCATTCAAGAATGATATAAAAGTTTTGACATTTCATGATGCTGCTTTCCCCAGACGTTTATCCTATTTTGAATCCTGTCCGATTGTGATTTACACCAAAGGAAATACCGATTTTAATCATCATCGCACCGTGGCAGTGGTGGGCACAAGAACTCCCACTGAAAACGGGCGTATATTTTGCGAAAAGCTGATTGAAGGTCTTATTCAATATAATGTATTATTAGTCAGTGGACTAGCTTTTGGGGTAGATGCAACTGCGCATAAATCTTGCGTGGCAAACAAGGTAGCAACATTAGGCGTTTTGGGCCATGGACTCGATCTGATTTATCCGCAGCAACACCAATCTCTGGCAGCCAAAATGATGTCGAATGGCGGAATAATGACTGAATTTACACAGGGAACACTACCGGATAAAGAAAACTTTCCGATGCGAAACAGAATTATTGCAGCGATGTCTGATGTTGTGGTAGTCATAGAATCCAAGAGAAAAGGCGGTTCCATTATAACCGCGGAGTTTGCCAATGAATATAACAAAGATGTATTTGCAGTACCTGGCAGAGTGACTGATGAATTTTCTGAAGGGTGCAATAAGTTGATAAAACAAAACAAGGCACATCTCATAGAATCTGTTGCGGATATCGCTTACATCATGCGGTGGGAAGAGATTGACACCGGAAAAAATATCCAGGCAAGTCTTTTTGTAGAATTGGACGAAACAGAGCAAAAAATTGTGGACATAATCCGGGTATCCAAGGAAATAAGTATTGACAATCTTACCTACAAGCTAAACATACCACCATCGGAAGTATCTTCCCTGCTGCTGACGATGGAATTTAAAGGTATTGTAAGATCATTGCCAGGTAAGAAATACATTATTTGTTAAAAGTCTTTTTGACTGATTCTTTATTGATTCTGAATTTTTTCCATTTCAGCTTTTAAATGAGCATAATTGGAGGGAGACATCGGTGCAAGGGGTAAACGGACTTCATTCGTGCAGAAACCAAGGATTTCCATAGCGGATTTGATTCCGACCGGATTGCCTTCTATATAAAGCCATTTATGCAAATCATAAGTCTGAAAGTTGATTGCCCTGGCTGTGACATAATCCTGACTGAGAGCACTTCTGATCATAGAGCTGAATTCTTTAGGATATGCATTTGCCATCACTGAAATGACCCCATCACCTCCCACTGCTGTCATAGGCAGGGCTACTTCGTCATCTCCGGACGTAACTATAAAATGTTCCGGTTTGTTTTTAATAATTCGGGTTGTCTGAATCAGGTCGCCGGATGCTTCTTTAATACCAACAAATTTTTTACTGTACTTGGCCAGCCTTACAGTGGTCTCCCATTCCATATTGGATCTGGTTCTGCCGGGAACATTATAAAGAATAATGGGAACAGGTGACACTTCTTCCATGGCAACGTAGTGTCTGTAAATCCCTTCCTGAGACGGCTTAACATAAGCCGGACTGGAAGATAAAATCGCAGATATTCCATCAAAATTATATTCACGAATCTTTTTGACTAATTCTTTAGTATCATTCCATCCAAAATTACCGGCTACCAATGGAATTCTCCCGCCAATTTCTTTGATACAAAAATCAAGTACAGATCGGGCTTCATCTTCATTTAAGGTAGCTGTTTCGCCGGTAGAACCCAAGGCTACGATATAATCCACTCCTCCGTTTATCAGATGTTTTAGTATTTCAGATAGGGCAGGGTAGTCAATCTCATTATTTCTGAATGGGGTGACGACGGCTACACCGGTACCAATAAATCTTTTATCTTTCATGATTATTTGTATTTAGCTGTGTAATTTGAATTTTATTATGATTGCTGATTTTCGATATTTTGTTTCATATCAAAGGTCAATTTTTAAATATGCTTCTCCGTTTTAAGGCATACTCACTTTCTGAAGACTTTGCATTATACCATTGATGAGATCCGGCAGTTTTCCGGTATTACTGATGTCCGCAATGAAATTAAAATATTTTTCTGATCCATTTATATTTGGTCCAACCAATAATTCAGAATGGGTTAATGCTATTATATATTCAAAATGCGGGTACATTTTCTCAGAGAGTATAAACAAAATATCAAATTTATTTTCTGCAAAACTATCTATCTTTTCTCCGGAAGGCATTCCGTACCAATTTATATTTTTAAGATTGTAGGCTGCGTAATCAATATTGTCTAAGGGGAGCTTATTGTCAATAAAAGCAAGAGAAGTGATTGTTCTCATACCTTCACTCAAAGATTTTTTAAATCTGTGAACAGTTTTTCGGTTCTCCTCTTCCGTACCATTAAACAGGATACCAATTTTTAACCCTTTATTTATCTGATTTTTAGCTGAACTTTTTTTAAGA
The genomic region above belongs to Saprospiraceae bacterium and contains:
- a CDS encoding T9SS type A sorting domain-containing protein translates to MTHSGPIEMGCPTVNEITNFENNFISRQKVYFSRFLKDQKKNTTSIQKIYLPNNTLWQQWQFLYVNDFNASWWYDFRTLPLDAQAGVWKYEVSYEGQTVVHYFNVNSISDSNDLIITESDVYIYPNPSSDMVTIQTNSKGNSKGNIKVLNLNGKILLSQNLILPSTEINTSDLPQGIYLIQIIKDNSMICKKICIVK
- a CDS encoding M23 family metallopeptidase, with the translated sequence MIQPISLLLFIFLSIASKCVLSQNIQSNSIGGDYNRYQHQCLHEKDYVRIDSLLSNRLEYMERNQLIPENRSITKFGFPLKKSDALDWNNFYGISGFVDQTFGPGIMEYSCNARTYDGHRGIDYFTWPFSWYLMEHDLVEVVAVADGIIIAKDDGNSSYSCSWFDNQFWNAIYVRHNDGSVAWYGHLKKNSLTSKPPGATVEKGEFLGIVGSSGISTGPHLHFEVYKMHPFIRENLVEPNFGNCNELNNGIWWENQEP
- the dprA gene encoding DNA-protecting protein DprA, with the protein product MRSDLLYYIALTKVPKIGPVIAKNLISYCGSAEAIFMESAEKLEKIPGIGNTLSGSILRSDTLKLAEKELEFAFKNDIKVLTFHDAAFPRRLSYFESCPIVIYTKGNTDFNHHRTVAVVGTRTPTENGRIFCEKLIEGLIQYNVLLVSGLAFGVDATAHKSCVANKVATLGVLGHGLDLIYPQQHQSLAAKMMSNGGIMTEFTQGTLPDKENFPMRNRIIAAMSDVVVVIESKRKGGSIITAEFANEYNKDVFAVPGRVTDEFSEGCNKLIKQNKAHLIESVADIAYIMRWEEIDTGKNIQASLFVELDETEQKIVDIIRVSKEISIDNLTYKLNIPPSEVSSLLLTMEFKGIVRSLPGKKYIIC
- a CDS encoding 4-hydroxy-tetrahydrodipicolinate synthase, which gives rise to MKDKRFIGTGVAVVTPFRNNEIDYPALSEILKHLINGGVDYIVALGSTGETATLNEDEARSVLDFCIKEIGGRIPLVAGNFGWNDTKELVKKIREYNFDGISAILSSSPAYVKPSQEGIYRHYVAMEEVSPVPIILYNVPGRTRSNMEWETTVRLAKYSKKFVGIKEASGDLIQTTRIIKNKPEHFIVTSGDDEVALPMTAVGGDGVISVMANAYPKEFSSMIRSALSQDYVTARAINFQTYDLHKWLYIEGNPVGIKSAMEILGFCTNEVRLPLAPMSPSNYAHLKAEMEKIQNQ